In Aegilops tauschii subsp. strangulata cultivar AL8/78 chromosome 3, Aet v6.0, whole genome shotgun sequence, one genomic interval encodes:
- the LOC109732849 gene encoding BTB/POZ and MATH domain-containing protein 1-like, translated as MSTFAGVSVLDGDKPCSCVTSGVGAGAGASSVYHLLVVKGYSGIKKELPNGESWCTELFRVGGHEYSIEYYPNGANPNCADFISLDITRLYDEDVEEGVEAKFSFSLVDDVEKQMPTYIRATRKTRDFRRCDPCWGCDKFMRRDALERSASLKSDCFTIRCDIVVCKDNTPDATGSGTSTGTEVLLPDIHQHFSNLLQNKVGADVTFEVGGETFAAHRCVLAARSEVFMAQLFGTAMPSVIQITDMEAKVFRALLCFIYTDSCPEMEKNSMEEDEMPGVVEQGQVEEVLENKTSEVVEQTQEEAVEDEILLQWLQDLFVAADRYNLQRLKFICEKQLCEHVGVSSVASTLALAEQHHCHGLKAACLKFIQVLSPSRLQALMATDGWGHIATTYPSVLYELIAILASNQRK; from the coding sequence ATGTCGACGTTCGCCGGTGTATCCGTCCTCGACGGCGACAAGCCGTGCTCTTGCGTAACGTCGGGCGTCGGCGCCGGTGCTGGCGCGAGCAGCGTGTACCACCTGCTCGTGGTCAAGGGCTACTCTGGTATCAAAAAGGAGCTGCCCAACGGCGAGAGCTGGTGCACTGAATTGTTCAGGGTGGGAGGCCATGAGTATTCCATCGAGTACTATCCTAATGGCGCAAACCCCAACTGTGCCGACTTCATTTCGCTCGATATTACCCGCCTCTACGACGAAGATGTCGAAGAGGGTGTGGAGGCCAAGTTCAGTTTCAGCCTCGTCGACGACGTCGAGAAGCAGATGCCGACGTACATTCGTGCGACTCGTAAAACCCGTGACTTCCGCAGATGTGATCCTTGTTGGGGTTGCGACAAGTTCATGAGAAGAGATGCCCTTGAGCGATCGGCCAGTCTAAAGTCTGATTGTTTCACCATCCGGTGTGATATTGTGGTGTGCAAGGACAACACCCCAGACGCCACCGGCTCCGGCACCAGCACCGGCACCGAGGTTCTTCTGCCTGACATACACCAACATTTTAGCAACCTCCTTCAGAATAAGGTGGGTGCTGATGTGACATTCGAGGTCGGCGGCGAGACGTTCGCTGCACACCGGTGTGTGCTCGCTGCCAGGTCTGAAGTGTTCATGGCGCAGCTCTTTGGCACCGCTATGCCCAGCGTCATACAGATCACAGATATGGAAGCAAAAGTGTTCAGGGCTTTGCTTTGCTTCATCTACACAGACTCGTGTCCTGAGATGGAGAAGAACAGCATGGAGGAGGATGAAATGCCAGGAGTTGTGGAACAAGGACAAGTAGAGGAAGTACTGGAGAATAAAACGTCAGAGGTTGTGGAACAAACACAAGAAGAGGCGGTAGAGGATGAAATTCTTCTGCAATGGCTGCAGGATTTGTTTGTGGCGGCAGACAGATACAATCTCCAGCGGCTCAAGTTCATCTGTGAAAAGCAGTTGTGTGAGCATGTAGGTGTGAGCTCGGTGGCGTCCACTCTTGCTCTAGCCGAGCAGCACCACTGCCATGGATTGAAGGCGGCGTGCTTGAAGTTTATCCAAGTCCTATCTCCCTCGCGTTTGCAGGCACTAATGGCAACTGATGGATGGGGGCATATAGCAACGACATACCCCTCTGTTTTGTACGAGCTCATTGCCATCCTTGCGTCAAACCAGCGGAAATGA
- the LOC109732862 gene encoding uncharacterized protein: MGRPIRHHSFIPQIISCSSANRNPRRHPPPPAMADPQFILGTSISEMLTGMELDGEDPQKLDLGTNYLLYFVYDYLPHPPVSPTATLLPSGLPLLPDGVDCISRLPDAVLREIVSRLPAKDAARTAALSSRWRPSLLSAATCFRTAARPGSSHRRSLSPFRHRRGVPRPRGASGALPLRPPHPQHHGGAPGRDVALARHPRRQGGPRTRLCHDLRLRLYLGVWRLPDTAAVPRGARFPNLKELGLCMNVMEDHDVAFMLEKSPVLKFLVLMGSQTGVRLRLVSHSLRCVQLGFTMLEDIDVVDAPRLERALSVANCLSGTGRHELLFQDQNWPCT, encoded by the coding sequence ATGGGCCGGCCCATACGACACCACTCCTTCATTCCTCAAATCATTTCTTGCTCTTCCGCAAACCGAAACCCTCGCCGTCACCCTCCGCCGCCGGCCATGGCCGACCCGCAATTTATCCTCGGCACCTCCATCTCCGAGATGCTCACCGGCATGGAGCTAGACGGCGAGGACCCTCAGAAGCTGGACCTCGGCACAAACTATCTGCTTTACTTCGTGTACGACTACCTCCCGCACCCGCCGGTCTCCCCCACCGCCACCCTCTTGCCCTCCGGCTTGCCGTTGCTCCCCGACGGCGTCGACTGCATCAGCCGCCTCCCCGATGCAGTCCTCCGAGAAATCGTCTCCCGCCTCCCCGCCAAGGACGCCGCGCGCACCGCCGCCCTCTCCTCGCGCTGGCGCCCCTCTCTCTTGTCGGCAGCCACCTGCTTCCGGACGGCGGCGCGGCCGGGCAGTTCCCATCGGCGTTCCCTCTCCCCGTTCCGTCACCGCCGCGGTGTCCCGCGTCCTCGCGGCGCATCCGGGGCCCTTCCGCTGCGTCCACCTCACCCGCAGCACCATGGAGGAGCACCGGGGCGAGATGTCGCGCTGGCTCGACATCCTCGTCGCCAAGGGGGTCCAAGAACTCGTCTTTGCCACGATCTTCGGCTGCGCCTCTATCTCGGCGTGTGGAGGCTCCCGGACACCGCCGCCGTACCGCGCGGCGCCAGATTCCCCAACCTCAAGGAGCTCGGCCTCTGCATGAATGTCATGGAGGACCATGATGTGGCCTTCATGCTTGAAAAAAGCCCCGTTCTGAAGTTCCTCGTCCTCATGGGGAGCCAGACCGGAGTGCGCCTCCGCCTTGTCAGCCATAGCCTGCGGTGCGTTCAGCTGGGATTCACCATGTTGGAGGACATCGACGTGGTGGATGCCCCTCGCCTGGAGAGGGCTCTTTCAGTGGCAAATTGTCTCTCCGGGACAGGTCGCCATGAACTGCTCTTCCAGGATCAAAATTGGCCGTGCACCTAA